A genomic region of Longimicrobiales bacterium contains the following coding sequences:
- the wrbA gene encoding NAD(P)H:quinone oxidoreductase, with protein sequence MDRVKVAVIFYTTYGTNQQMAEVAADAAREAGAEVRLRRIAETAPQEVVQGQKKWAAQLESMSDIQEVSPEDMEWADAYFFSAPTRYGGAASQMRAFIDTLGPLWQKGKLADKTFTAMTSATNPHGGQETTLQTLYITAMHWGSILVPPGYTDPVINAAGGNPYGASVTADGEPLSDEIEAAIRHQAERLVEVTSRFVAGRTGEDDDGGWRSTSRERAGSTA encoded by the coding sequence ATGGACAGAGTCAAGGTCGCAGTGATCTTCTACACCACCTACGGCACGAACCAGCAGATGGCCGAGGTCGCCGCGGATGCTGCACGCGAGGCGGGCGCGGAGGTACGTCTGCGCCGCATCGCCGAGACCGCGCCGCAGGAAGTGGTACAGGGCCAGAAGAAGTGGGCCGCGCAGCTCGAGAGCATGTCGGACATCCAGGAAGTCTCGCCGGAGGACATGGAATGGGCGGACGCCTACTTCTTCAGCGCACCCACGCGCTATGGCGGTGCGGCCAGCCAGATGCGCGCGTTCATCGATACGCTCGGTCCGCTGTGGCAGAAGGGAAAGCTCGCGGACAAGACGTTCACTGCGATGACGAGCGCGACGAATCCGCACGGCGGCCAGGAGACGACGCTGCAGACGCTCTACATCACCGCCATGCACTGGGGCTCCATCCTGGTGCCCCCCGGCTATACGGACCCGGTGATCAATGCCGCAGGAGGCAACCCCTACGGCGCGAGTGTGACCGCGGACGGCGAGCCGCTCAGCGATGAGATCGAGGCGGCTATCCGGCACCAGGCGGAGCGTCTGGTGGAGGTCACGTCGCGCTTCGTTGCCGGCCGCACGGGCGAGGACGATGATGGTGGCTGGCGCTCGACATCGAGGGAGCGCGCCGGGTCCACGGCCTGA
- a CDS encoding chemotaxis protein CheB has protein sequence MAHGMVVIGTSAGGLDAVCRLLRLLPPDLRLSILVVQHRSPDSDALCDVLQDCSALPVHDVIDKEPITPGNVYLAPPDYHVLVEEDHFSLSVDEPVAYSRPSIDVSLESAADSWGQRLVGVVLTGANRDGARGLRHVRDAGGLALVQTIATAEVDIMPAAAAAAVPEAELLTLEELAARLIQVTEAEPPVRRPA, from the coding sequence ATGGCGCACGGAATGGTAGTGATCGGCACATCGGCGGGCGGGCTGGACGCCGTCTGCAGACTGTTGCGTCTGCTCCCGCCCGATCTGCGACTGTCGATCCTGGTGGTTCAGCACCGCAGCCCGGACTCCGACGCGCTGTGCGACGTGCTTCAGGACTGCAGCGCGCTGCCGGTGCACGACGTCATCGACAAGGAGCCGATCACGCCGGGCAACGTCTACCTGGCCCCGCCGGATTATCACGTGCTGGTCGAGGAAGATCATTTCTCCCTCTCGGTGGACGAGCCGGTGGCGTACAGCAGGCCGTCGATCGACGTATCGCTGGAGAGCGCGGCTGATTCATGGGGGCAGCGTCTGGTCGGTGTGGTGCTCACGGGTGCGAACCGCGACGGCGCCCGCGGCCTGCGCCATGTGCGCGACGCGGGCGGCCTGGCGCTGGTGCAGACGATTGCGACAGCGGAGGTCGACATCATGCCTGCGGCCGCCGCGGCAGCGGTGCCGGAAGCGGAGCTGCTTACTCTCGAGGAGCTGGCGGCGCGACTGATCCAGGTGACTGAGGCTGAGCCTCCGGTCCGGAGGCCGGCATGA
- a CDS encoding M28 family peptidase — protein sequence MSRRIRQYIPAAAVLWTTALVGCGTVEPRTDTPQPQAGLPQAEGVIRGIPAVNIDDVRRGLTALAHDSMEGRMTASPGAARAARFIAAEFRAVGLEPAGDSADWFQRVPLARREGGRGFTLISSAAGDTFPADRRVNDVNVAGMLRGSDPALRDEVIVVGAHFDHVGIRQHASGDSIFNGADDDASGVIAMIEIARVLSVGAGPRRSVLFVAFTGEEVGLLGTHYYLANPIVPLDRTVAQFQIEMIGRPDSLAGGPGRAWLTGYERSTMGDMLAENGVPIVPDPRPDQRFFFRSDNIAFAYLGIPAHTLSSYGMHRDYHQPTDDVSGVDFQHMTDVIQAAARAVRLLADGPRPAWHPGGRPERGQ from the coding sequence GTGTCTAGACGGATTCGTCAGTACATCCCTGCGGCGGCGGTGCTGTGGACCACGGCACTCGTCGGGTGCGGCACTGTGGAGCCGCGCACCGACACGCCCCAGCCACAGGCCGGCCTGCCGCAGGCCGAAGGGGTCATCCGCGGAATCCCCGCGGTGAATATCGACGACGTGCGGCGCGGCCTCACGGCGCTCGCGCACGACAGCATGGAGGGCCGGATGACCGCATCGCCCGGCGCAGCGCGGGCGGCGCGGTTCATTGCGGCCGAGTTCCGGGCGGTCGGCCTGGAGCCGGCGGGTGACAGTGCTGACTGGTTTCAGCGGGTACCGCTCGCGCGCCGCGAGGGTGGGCGGGGTTTCACGCTCATCAGCAGCGCGGCAGGTGACACGTTTCCGGCTGACCGCCGCGTGAACGATGTGAACGTCGCCGGCATGCTGCGCGGCTCCGATCCGGCCCTCCGTGACGAGGTGATCGTCGTCGGTGCGCACTTCGACCATGTGGGCATCCGCCAGCACGCGAGCGGCGACTCGATATTCAATGGAGCCGATGATGACGCGTCCGGCGTAATTGCAATGATCGAGATCGCGCGTGTGCTGAGCGTCGGCGCAGGACCCCGGCGGTCAGTGCTGTTCGTCGCGTTCACCGGTGAGGAAGTCGGCCTGCTCGGTACGCACTATTACCTGGCGAACCCGATCGTGCCGCTGGACCGCACAGTGGCGCAGTTCCAGATCGAAATGATCGGGCGGCCGGACTCGCTGGCGGGGGGCCCGGGCAGGGCGTGGCTGACGGGCTATGAGCGGTCGACAATGGGCGATATGCTCGCGGAGAACGGCGTGCCGATCGTTCCGGACCCGCGACCGGACCAGCGCTTCTTCTTCCGCAGCGACAACATTGCGTTCGCCTACCTCGGCATTCCCGCGCACACTCTGTCGAGCTACGGCATGCATCGCGACTATCACCAGCCGACCGACGATGTCAGTGGTGTCGACTTTCAGCACATGACGGATGTCATCCAGGCTGCCGCGCGCGCCGTCCGTCTCCTGGCGGACGGGCCGCGGCCGGCGTGGCACCCGGGCGGCCGCCCGGAACGCGGGCAGTAG
- a CDS encoding protein-glutamate O-methyltransferase CheR produces the protein MSIETGQKPERAGAAQQAAGGKAARPAAGSGTQAPGDAAQAAGAAAQVQLPDTPSLYPADLERLEIELLLEALHRHYGYDFRSYAYASLKRRLWKYAEAEGVTTISGLQDRVLHDPAAVERLLMSLSVNVTAMFRDPGFYRAFREKVVPLLRTYPFVRIWHAGCATGEEVYSMAILLQEEGLYDRTRIYATDINDVLLQKAREGIFPLDKMQEYTRNYLRAGGTHSFSGYYTAAYDGALFSPTLRRNVVFAQHNLVTDRSFSEFNVILCRNVMIYFDRELQSRVHQLFYESLPVYGILALGSKESLRFSPVEDHYEELSEREKIYRKVS, from the coding sequence ATGAGTATTGAGACGGGGCAGAAACCGGAGCGCGCGGGCGCCGCGCAGCAGGCCGCGGGCGGGAAGGCCGCGCGGCCGGCGGCTGGTAGCGGGACGCAGGCTCCGGGCGACGCGGCGCAGGCGGCTGGGGCCGCGGCGCAGGTGCAGCTGCCGGACACGCCGTCGCTCTACCCGGCGGACCTGGAGCGGCTCGAGATCGAGCTGCTGCTGGAGGCGCTGCACCGCCATTACGGGTACGACTTCAGGTCCTATGCGTACGCGTCGCTGAAGCGGCGGCTGTGGAAGTACGCGGAGGCGGAGGGCGTGACGACGATCAGCGGACTCCAGGACAGGGTGCTGCACGACCCGGCCGCAGTCGAGCGGCTGCTGATGAGTCTCTCCGTGAACGTCACGGCGATGTTCCGCGATCCCGGCTTCTACCGCGCGTTCCGCGAGAAGGTGGTCCCGCTGCTGCGGACGTATCCGTTCGTGCGCATCTGGCATGCGGGCTGTGCGACGGGGGAGGAAGTCTATTCCATGGCCATCCTGCTCCAGGAGGAAGGACTCTACGATCGCACGCGCATCTATGCGACGGACATCAACGACGTGCTGCTGCAGAAGGCGCGCGAGGGCATTTTCCCGCTCGACAAGATGCAGGAATACACGCGCAACTACCTGCGCGCCGGCGGGACGCACTCGTTCTCCGGGTATTACACGGCAGCCTATGACGGCGCGCTGTTCTCGCCGACGCTGCGCCGGAACGTGGTGTTCGCGCAGCACAACCTCGTCACGGACCGGTCGTTCAGCGAATTCAACGTGATCCTATGCCGTAATGTCATGATCTATTTCGATCGCGAGCTGCAGAGCCGCGTGCATCAGCTGTTCTACGAGAGTCTGCCCGTTTACGGGATACTCGCGCTGGGCAGCAAGGAGTCGCTGCGCTTCTCACCGGTGGAGGATCACTACGAGGAGCTCAGCGAGCGTGAGAAGATCTACCGTAAGGTGTCGTAG
- a CDS encoding HAMP domain-containing protein produces the protein MALQDRPAGEGESPDHPDTEQGADEGRAAGSPPGDGPRATGSRRAGTKARPSAKAGPATKRRRPAGSATVVTSYDLEDLLDQLRRIQAGDFAARLPEAGDPLMAGIARAVNGIAHQNARLTEEISRVSTTVGRQGHMNDRASLQDTSGDWGRTVEAVNMLITDLMQPTTEVARVLSSVARGDLSQKMVLEIDGKTVQGEFLRIGTTVNTLVDQLSAFASEVTRVAGEVGTDGKLGGQARVEGVAGVWRELTDNVNAMASNLTSQVRAIAEVTTAVANGDLSRKITVDVKGEVLELKDTINSMVDQLSAFASEVTRVAREVGTEGQLGGRQAEVAGVAGVWKDLTDNVNAMAGNLTVQLRDVSAVATAIADGDLTRKITVDVRGEILQIKEVINSMVDRLRVFAGEVTRVAREVGTEGVLGGQAEVPNVAGTWKDLTDNVNFMAGNLTAQVRDIALVTTAVANGDLSQKITVNVRGEILELKNTINTMVDQLGAFASEVTRVAREVGTEGQLGGQAEVPNVAGTWKALTDSVNAMAGNLTVQVRNIADVTTAVARGDLTQKITVDVSGEVAELKDTINTMVDQLSAFASEVTRVAREVGTEGNLGGQASVPGVAGTWKDLTDSVNSMAGNLTAQVRNIADVTTAVARGDLSRKITVDVSGEILELKDTINTMVDQLGAFASEVTRVAREVGTEGVLGGQASVPGVAGTWKDLTDNVNFMAGNLTGQVRNIALVTTAVAAGDLTQKITVDVKGEVLELKDTINTMVDRLSVFADEVTRVAREVGTEGQLGGQAEVPNVAGTWKDLTENVNAMANSLTAQVRAIKDVATAVTEGDLTRIITVDARGELDELKRNVNRMIGNLRETTAKNEEQDWLKTNLAKFSRMMQGQKDLGAVSRLIMSELTPLVSAQHGAFFLMDQENGDEPVLKMISSYAYKRRKHLANRFAPGEGLVGQSAIEKKAIMLTNVPEDYVQINSGLGEAPPRNIVVLPILFEGEVKGAIELASFNQFSQIHQIFLDQLTETVGVVINMITANMRTEELLQQSQKLTQELQSQSQELQAQQEELRVTNAELESQARTLKASEETLKEQQEELQQVNEELEEKASLLAEQNKKVEQKNEEVEAARLALEEKAEQLAVSSRYKSEFLANMSHELRTPLNSLLILAKLLTENQEQNLTPKQVEYAQTILGAGTDLLALINDVLDLSKIEAGRMDINVSDVRFDEIREFVRRSFQPLAEEKGLQLVVDVDPALPASMETDGQRLQQILKNLVANAVKFTDTGEVRLTLRPADKTRRFTVESLNEAEAVVALAVSDTGIGIPKDKQRLIFEAFQQADGTTSRKYGGTGLGLSISREIARLLGGEIRVESTEGAGSTFTLLLPLTLDQPEVAPEYGASEPAPRPKPAQPRAHVPQVHDDRGSIGMDDRVVLMIENDVTFAGILLDMAREKGFKGLVALDGETGLELARDYMPDAITLDIDLPVIDGWTVLDRLKHESATRHIPVHIVSGMEKRQRGLQQGAISYLEKPVSKEALDQAFDQISTFIATDVRKLLVVEDDDTQRQSMIELIGADDVEITAVGSAEEALEQIAATRFDCMVLDLGLAGMSGFTLLEQIKDTPGAEDLPIIVYTGKDLSPAEETQLKRYAETIIVKDVKSPERLLDETALFLHRVEGRLPEGKRRMLERLHSSEPAFSGKHVMIVDDDVRNIFSLTSLLESYGMNVVFAENGRDALAQLESHPGIDLVLMDVMMPEMDGYETTRAIREIPRFRELPVIAVTAKAMKGDREKTLAAGASDYITKPVDTEQLLSLMRVWLYR, from the coding sequence ATGGCTTTGCAGGATAGACCGGCCGGCGAGGGCGAGTCGCCGGACCACCCGGACACCGAACAGGGCGCCGATGAGGGCCGCGCCGCCGGATCGCCGCCTGGCGATGGTCCCCGCGCCACTGGCTCGCGCCGCGCCGGGACGAAGGCTCGCCCCAGCGCGAAGGCCGGCCCCGCGACGAAGCGCCGGCGCCCGGCCGGCAGTGCGACCGTGGTGACGAGCTACGACCTCGAGGATCTGCTCGATCAGCTCCGGCGGATCCAGGCGGGTGATTTCGCGGCCCGGCTGCCTGAAGCGGGCGATCCGCTGATGGCCGGGATCGCGCGTGCCGTGAATGGCATCGCGCACCAGAACGCCCGGCTGACGGAAGAGATCAGCCGCGTGAGCACGACGGTGGGCCGGCAGGGCCACATGAACGACCGGGCCTCGCTCCAGGACACCTCGGGAGACTGGGGCCGGACCGTGGAAGCCGTGAACATGCTGATCACCGACCTCATGCAGCCCACGACGGAGGTCGCGCGGGTGCTCAGCTCCGTGGCGCGCGGCGACCTGTCGCAGAAGATGGTGCTCGAGATCGACGGCAAGACGGTGCAGGGCGAGTTCCTCCGCATCGGCACGACGGTGAACACGCTGGTCGATCAGCTGTCCGCGTTCGCGTCCGAGGTGACGCGCGTCGCGGGCGAGGTGGGCACGGACGGCAAGCTGGGCGGGCAGGCCCGTGTGGAAGGCGTAGCGGGCGTGTGGCGCGAGCTCACGGACAACGTCAACGCGATGGCGAGCAACCTCACGAGTCAGGTGCGCGCCATTGCGGAAGTGACGACGGCGGTCGCGAACGGCGACCTGAGCCGGAAGATCACGGTGGATGTGAAGGGCGAGGTGCTGGAGCTGAAGGACACCATCAACTCGATGGTGGACCAGCTGTCCGCATTCGCGTCGGAAGTGACGCGCGTCGCGCGCGAAGTCGGCACCGAGGGACAGCTGGGCGGTCGTCAGGCCGAAGTCGCGGGCGTTGCCGGCGTGTGGAAGGACCTGACCGACAACGTGAACGCGATGGCGGGCAACCTCACGGTCCAGCTGCGTGATGTGTCGGCCGTCGCGACGGCGATCGCGGATGGCGACCTCACGCGCAAGATCACGGTCGATGTGCGCGGCGAGATCCTGCAGATCAAGGAAGTCATCAACAGCATGGTGGATCGCCTGCGCGTGTTTGCGGGCGAGGTGACGCGCGTGGCGCGCGAGGTCGGTACCGAGGGCGTGCTCGGCGGTCAGGCGGAGGTGCCGAACGTCGCGGGTACGTGGAAGGACCTGACGGACAACGTCAACTTCATGGCGGGCAACCTGACCGCGCAGGTTCGTGACATTGCGCTCGTCACCACTGCCGTCGCCAATGGCGATCTCAGCCAGAAGATCACGGTCAATGTCCGGGGCGAGATCCTCGAGCTCAAGAACACCATCAACACGATGGTCGATCAGCTCGGCGCGTTCGCGTCGGAGGTGACGCGCGTCGCGCGCGAGGTCGGTACGGAAGGCCAGCTGGGCGGCCAGGCCGAGGTGCCGAATGTCGCGGGTACGTGGAAGGCGCTGACGGACAGCGTGAACGCAATGGCGGGCAACCTCACCGTGCAGGTGCGCAACATTGCCGATGTCACGACGGCGGTCGCACGCGGCGACCTGACGCAGAAGATCACGGTGGACGTGAGCGGCGAGGTGGCGGAGCTGAAGGACACCATCAACACGATGGTCGATCAGCTCTCGGCATTCGCGTCCGAGGTGACGCGCGTTGCACGCGAAGTGGGCACGGAAGGCAACCTGGGCGGGCAGGCGAGCGTGCCGGGCGTCGCAGGCACGTGGAAGGACCTGACCGACAGCGTCAACTCGATGGCCGGCAACCTGACCGCGCAGGTGCGCAACATCGCAGACGTGACGACGGCCGTGGCGCGCGGCGACCTGTCACGCAAGATCACGGTGGACGTGAGCGGCGAGATCCTGGAGCTGAAGGACACCATCAATACGATGGTCGATCAGCTCGGCGCGTTCGCGTCGGAAGTGACGCGCGTGGCGCGCGAGGTGGGCACGGAAGGCGTCCTCGGCGGGCAGGCGAGCGTGCCGGGCGTCGCCGGCACATGGAAGGACCTGACGGACAACGTCAACTTCATGGCCGGCAACCTGACCGGCCAGGTGCGCAACATCGCGCTCGTCACCACGGCGGTCGCGGCCGGTGACCTGACCCAGAAGATCACGGTCGACGTGAAGGGCGAGGTTCTGGAGCTGAAGGACACCATCAACACGATGGTCGACCGGCTCAGTGTCTTCGCCGATGAGGTGACGCGCGTGGCGCGCGAGGTCGGCACGGAGGGTCAGCTGGGCGGCCAGGCCGAAGTGCCGAACGTCGCCGGCACCTGGAAGGACCTGACGGAAAACGTGAACGCGATGGCCAACTCGCTGACCGCGCAGGTGCGCGCCATCAAGGACGTCGCGACCGCCGTCACGGAGGGCGACCTCACCCGCATCATCACGGTGGATGCGCGTGGCGAGCTGGACGAGCTGAAGCGCAACGTCAACCGCATGATAGGCAACCTGCGCGAGACGACCGCCAAGAACGAGGAGCAGGACTGGCTCAAGACCAACCTCGCCAAGTTCTCGCGCATGATGCAGGGGCAGAAGGACCTGGGGGCCGTCTCCCGGCTCATCATGTCCGAGCTCACACCGCTGGTATCGGCACAGCACGGCGCGTTCTTCCTGATGGACCAGGAGAACGGGGATGAGCCGGTGCTGAAGATGATCTCGTCGTATGCGTACAAGCGGCGGAAGCACCTGGCAAACCGGTTCGCGCCAGGCGAGGGGCTGGTCGGGCAGTCGGCGATCGAGAAGAAGGCGATCATGCTGACGAACGTCCCCGAAGATTACGTGCAGATCAACTCGGGGCTGGGCGAAGCGCCGCCGCGCAACATCGTGGTGCTGCCGATCCTGTTCGAGGGCGAAGTGAAGGGTGCGATCGAGCTGGCGTCATTCAACCAGTTCAGTCAGATCCACCAGATCTTCCTGGACCAGCTGACAGAGACCGTTGGTGTGGTGATCAACATGATCACGGCGAACATGCGCACGGAGGAGCTGCTGCAGCAGTCGCAGAAGCTGACGCAGGAGCTGCAGAGTCAGTCGCAGGAGCTGCAGGCGCAGCAGGAAGAGCTGCGCGTGACGAACGCGGAGCTCGAGTCGCAGGCGCGCACCCTCAAGGCCAGCGAGGAGACGCTGAAGGAACAGCAGGAGGAGCTGCAGCAGGTCAACGAGGAGCTGGAGGAGAAGGCTTCACTGCTGGCGGAGCAGAACAAGAAGGTCGAGCAGAAGAACGAGGAAGTCGAAGCCGCGCGGCTGGCACTGGAGGAAAAGGCGGAGCAGCTGGCGGTGTCGTCACGCTACAAGAGCGAGTTCCTGGCGAACATGAGCCATGAGCTGCGCACACCGCTGAACTCGCTGCTGATCCTGGCCAAGCTGCTGACGGAGAACCAGGAGCAGAATCTCACGCCGAAGCAGGTGGAATACGCGCAGACGATCCTGGGCGCGGGCACGGACCTGCTGGCGCTGATCAACGATGTGCTGGACCTGTCGAAGATCGAGGCCGGGCGCATGGACATCAACGTGTCCGATGTCCGCTTCGACGAGATCCGCGAGTTCGTGCGGCGCAGCTTTCAGCCGCTCGCGGAGGAGAAGGGTCTGCAGCTGGTCGTGGACGTGGATCCCGCCCTGCCGGCGTCAATGGAGACGGACGGCCAGCGGCTGCAGCAGATCCTGAAGAACCTGGTCGCGAACGCAGTGAAGTTCACGGACACTGGCGAGGTCCGGCTCACACTGCGGCCGGCGGATAAGACGCGGCGCTTCACGGTCGAGTCGCTGAACGAGGCCGAGGCGGTCGTGGCGCTGGCTGTGAGCGATACCGGAATAGGTATACCGAAGGACAAGCAGCGACTGATCTTCGAGGCGTTCCAGCAGGCGGATGGCACCACGTCGCGGAAATACGGCGGCACGGGCCTCGGGCTGTCGATCTCGCGCGAGATCGCACGACTGCTCGGCGGCGAGATCCGCGTGGAGAGCACGGAGGGAGCAGGCAGCACGTTCACACTGCTGCTGCCGCTGACACTCGACCAGCCGGAAGTGGCGCCCGAGTATGGCGCATCGGAGCCGGCGCCGCGCCCGAAGCCGGCGCAGCCACGCGCGCACGTGCCGCAGGTTCATGATGACCGCGGCAGCATCGGCATGGATGACCGCGTGGTGCTGATGATCGAGAACGACGTCACGTTCGCCGGTATCCTGCTGGACATGGCGCGTGAGAAGGGCTTCAAGGGTCTCGTCGCGCTCGATGGCGAAACGGGCCTGGAGCTGGCCCGTGATTACATGCCGGATGCCATCACGCTCGACATCGATCTGCCCGTGATCGACGGGTGGACGGTGCTCGACCGGCTCAAGCACGAGTCCGCCACGCGGCACATACCCGTTCACATCGTGAGCGGCATGGAGAAGCGGCAGCGCGGGCTGCAGCAGGGCGCGATCTCCTATCTCGAGAAGCCGGTCAGCAAGGAAGCGCTCGACCAGGCGTTCGATCAGATCTCGACGTTCATTGCGACGGACGTGCGCAAGCTTCTGGTCGTGGAGGACGACGACACACAGCGTCAGAGCATGATCGAGCTGATCGGTGCCGATGACGTCGAGATCACCGCTGTCGGCTCCGCCGAGGAGGCGCTCGAGCAGATCGCTGCCACACGCTTCGACTGCATGGTGCTAGATCTCGGGCTCGCGGGCATGAGCGGGTTTACGCTGCTGGAGCAGATCAAGGACACGCCCGGCGCGGAGGACCTGCCGATCATCGTGTACACGGGCAAGGACCTGTCGCCCGCGGAGGAGACGCAGCTGAAGCGCTATGCCGAAACGATCATCGTCAAGGACGTGAAGTCACCCGAGCGGCTGCTCGACGAGACGGCGCTCTTCCTGCACCGCGTTGAAGGGCGGCTGCCGGAAGGGAAGCGCCGCATGCTGGAACGGCTCCACAGCAGCGAGCCGGCGTTCTCGGGGAAGCACGTGATGATCGTCGATGACGACGTGCGCAACATTTTCTCGCTGACGAGCCTCCTGGAGTCCTACGGCATGAACGTGGTGTTCGCAGAGAACGGACGCGATGCGCTCGCGCAGCTGGAATCGCATCCGGGCATCGATCTGGTGCTGATGGACGTGATGATGCCGGAGATGGACGGCTACGAGACGACGCGCGCCATTCGCGAGATCCCCCGCTTCAGGGAACTGCCGGTGATCGCGGTCACGGCCAAGGCCATGAAGGGTGATCGCGAGAAGACACTGGCCGCCGGCGCGTCGGACTACATCACCAAGCCTGTGGATACGGAGCAGCTGCTGTCGCTGATGCGCGTGTGGCTCTACCGGTAG
- a CDS encoding GlsB/YeaQ/YmgE family stress response membrane protein, whose amino-acid sequence MDILTWLIVGLIAGVLAALVVGGVGLIGDIIVGIVGAFVGGWIFQQLGVTTPFAGLAGTIFTAFVGAVVLLFLLHLIMRGRTRV is encoded by the coding sequence ATGGATATCCTGACCTGGCTGATTGTCGGCCTGATCGCGGGCGTGCTCGCTGCACTCGTCGTTGGCGGGGTGGGCCTGATCGGAGATATCATTGTCGGCATCGTCGGCGCCTTTGTCGGCGGCTGGATCTTTCAGCAGCTCGGGGTGACCACCCCCTTCGCCGGCCTCGCCGGAACCATCTTCACGGCGTTCGTCGGTGCAGTGGTCCTGCTGTTCCTGCTTCACCTCATCATGCGCGGGCGCACTCGTGTCTAG
- a CDS encoding ATP-binding protein, which yields MNAARASILMVDDRPENLVALEAILEPLGHRLVRAHSGEEALRHVLREDFAVVLMDVQMPGMNGFETVQIIKSRERSKHLPIIFLTAISKDEQYVFEGYSAGAVDYMSKPFNPAILRSKVAVFVDLFLKNEQIREQSDQLRESERRTLELQHQARMQESEARFAEIVDSAMEAIITFGDDRRITVFNGAAEQIFGCPRDEAIGRQVDSFFVPPLDSRAVERLLKHGEGGGIRRQEMTGCHSSGAEFPVEMSVSCLELDTENVYTVIVRDITSRKQAEEALRKQAESLAATSEELRSLNEELSRRQGALEEAMSARSRFYASMSHELRTPINAILGYTSLMLEDVYGTMTDQQVFGLERAKKAAQHLLELVNDVLDLSKIEAGKMELLVEPVAFPDVVNELFITVGPLAEKSGTPLNVNADGEPFTVETDPRRIRQILLNLLSNALKFGDGKPVTVYCRQRADGGVEVDVEDRGEGIPADETHAIFDEFVQLHGTQGTGLGLPISRRLAQLLGGSLEIVRTQVGEGSTFRLSLPPLQHATLENATAAVALREFQHTA from the coding sequence ATGAACGCGGCACGCGCATCGATCCTGATGGTCGACGACCGACCCGAGAACCTGGTGGCGCTGGAGGCGATCCTCGAGCCGCTGGGTCACAGGCTGGTGCGGGCCCACTCCGGCGAGGAGGCGCTCCGCCACGTCCTGCGCGAGGACTTCGCCGTCGTGCTGATGGACGTGCAGATGCCGGGCATGAACGGGTTCGAGACCGTGCAGATCATCAAGTCGCGCGAGCGCTCGAAGCATCTGCCGATCATCTTCCTCACGGCCATCAGCAAGGACGAGCAGTACGTCTTCGAGGGCTACAGCGCGGGCGCAGTGGACTACATGTCGAAGCCGTTCAACCCGGCGATCCTGCGCTCGAAGGTGGCCGTATTCGTGGACCTGTTTCTCAAGAACGAGCAGATCCGCGAACAGAGCGATCAGCTGCGTGAGAGCGAGCGTCGCACGCTCGAGCTGCAGCACCAGGCGCGCATGCAGGAGTCGGAAGCACGCTTCGCGGAGATCGTCGACTCCGCGATGGAAGCCATCATCACCTTCGGCGATGACCGGCGCATCACAGTATTCAACGGGGCGGCCGAGCAGATCTTCGGCTGCCCGCGGGACGAGGCGATCGGCCGCCAGGTCGATTCCTTCTTCGTTCCGCCGCTCGACAGCCGTGCAGTCGAGCGGCTGCTGAAGCATGGCGAGGGCGGCGGTATCCGCCGTCAGGAAATGACCGGCTGCCATTCCAGCGGTGCCGAGTTTCCCGTCGAGATGTCGGTGTCGTGTCTCGAGCTCGATACGGAGAACGTCTACACGGTCATCGTGCGTGACATCACGTCCCGCAAACAGGCGGAAGAGGCGCTGCGCAAGCAGGCCGAGTCGCTGGCTGCTACGAGCGAGGAGCTGCGCTCGCTCAACGAGGAGCTGAGCCGGCGCCAGGGAGCACTCGAGGAGGCGATGTCGGCGCGCAGCCGGTTCTACGCATCCATGAGCCACGAGCTGCGCACACCGATCAATGCCATCCTCGGCTACACGTCGCTCATGCTCGAGGACGTGTATGGTACGATGACGGACCAGCAGGTGTTCGGCCTCGAGCGCGCGAAGAAGGCGGCGCAGCACCTGCTCGAGCTGGTGAATGACGTGCTCGACCTCTCGAAGATCGAGGCGGGCAAGATGGAGCTGCTCGTCGAGCCCGTCGCATTCCCCGATGTGGTGAACGAGCTGTTCATCACGGTGGGACCGCTCGCCGAGAAGAGCGGCACGCCGCTGAACGTCAACGCCGACGGGGAGCCGTTCACGGTGGAGACTGATCCGCGCCGCATACGCCAGATCCTGCTGAACCTGCTGTCGAACGCACTGAAGTTCGGCGATGGCAAGCCGGTGACGGTGTACTGCCGGCAGCGCGCCGACGGCGGTGTCGAGGTCGATGTGGAGGATCGGGGCGAGGGGATCCCGGCCGACGAAACGCATGCGATCTTCGACGAGTTCGTCCAGCTGCACGGCACGCAGGGGACGGGTCTCGGACTGCCGATCTCGCGGCGGCTCGCGCAGCTGCTCGGCGGCTCGCTGGAGATTGTGCGCACGCAGGTGGGTGAGGGCAGCACGTTCCGGCTGTCACTGCCACCGCTGCAGCACGCGACTCTGGAGAACGCCACCGCCGCGGTGGCGTTGCGGGAGTTCCAGCACACCGCCTGA